In Streptomyces sp. NBC_00341, the DNA window CGGGCCAGCTCGTACGCCTTGACGCTGCTGCGGCGGAAGAAGACCGTGCCGATGATCAGCACGGGCAGGGTCGCGAAGACCACCAGGGCCAGTTCGACGTCCAGGACCAGCAGCGCGACCATGATCCCGAAGAAGGTGACGACGGAGACGAAGGCCGTGACCAGTCCGGTCTGCAGGAACGTGGACAGCGCGTCCACGTCCGTCGTCATCCGGGTCATGATCCGGCCGGTCAGCTCGCGCTCGTAGTAGTCGAGGCCGAGGCGCTGGAGCTGCGCGAAGATCTTCAGCCGCAGTGAGTAGAGCACCCGCTCGCCGGTGCGGCCCGTCATCCGGGTCTCACCGATCTGGGCCGCCCACTGCACCAGCACGACGGCGAGGCCGAGGGCGGATGCCGCCCAGACCGCGCCGAGTGCCAGCTGGGTGACGCCCTCGTCGATGCCGTTCCTGATCAGCACCGGCAGGAGGAGACCCGCCCCGGCGTCCACGGCCACCAGCGCGAGGCTGACCAGCAGCGGAAGCCCGAAGCCGCGCAGCAGCCGGCGGAGCCCGTACGACTCCTCCGCGTGTACGGCGCGGGCCTCGTCGACGTCCGGGGTGTCGGTCGCCGGGGGCAGGGCGTCGACCTGGGCGAGGAGCTCGGGGGTGGCGGGGGTGCCGGCCGCGTCGGCCTCACGGGCCTGCTCCTTGCGGACCCACAGCTGGGGGGTGATGCCGCGCTCGGCGTCGAATTCGGCGTCCAGCTCGTCCTGGAGCGCGCGGTCGTCGGCGGGGTCCGCGGCGGGGGCGGCAGGGCGGTGGCCGGGCGAGGTGGAGCCCAGTTCGTCCGGGTCGGTGAGCAGCCGCCGGTAGAGCGGGGAGCGGCGCTCCAGCTCCTCGTGCGTGCCGATGTCCGCGAGCCGGCCGTTCTCCAGGACGGCGATCCGGTCCGCGAGGTTGAGGGTGGAGCGGCGGTGGGCGATCAGCAGCGTCGTACGGCCCGCCATCACGCCTCGCAGCGCCTCGTGGATCTCGTGCTCGACCCGGGCGTCGACGGCGGAGGTGGCGTCGTCCAGGAGGAGGAGCCGGGGGTCGGTGAGGATGGCGCGGGCGAGCGCGACGCGCTGGCGCTGGCCGCCGGAGAGGGTCAGCCCCTGCTCGCCGACCTCGGTCCCGTACCCCTTGGGCAGTTCGGCGATGAAGCGGTGGGCCTGGGCGGCGCGGGCGGCCCGTTCGATCTGCTCGTCGGTGGCGTCCGGGAGCCCGTAGGCGATGTTGGCGCGGATGGTGTCGGAGAACAGGAAGCTGTCCTCCGGTACGAGGCCGATGGCGGCCCGCAGCGAGTCGAGGGTGAGCTCGCGGACGTCGTGGCCGCCGACCAGGACCGCGCCGTGCGTCACGTCGTAGAAGCGCGGCAGGAGCATCGAGACGGTGGACTTGCCGCTGCCGGACGCGCCGACGACGGCGACGGTCTCGCCGGGTTCGATGGTGAGCGAGAAGCCGTCGAGGACGGGGCGGTCATCGTCATAGCCGAACCGGACGTCGTCGAACTCGACGCTGGCCCTGGCGTCGGTGGGGAGCTGCTTGGTGCCGTCCCGCATCGACGGCTCGGTGTCGATGAGTTCGAGTACGCGTTCCACTCCGGCGCGGGCCTGCTGTCCCACGGTGAGGACCATGGCGAGCATCCGGACCGGGCCGACGAGCTGGGCGAGGTAGGTGGAGAACGCGACGAACGTGCCGAGGGTGATCTCGCCCCGGGTGGCGAGCCAGCCGCCGAGGGCCAGCATGGCGACCTGGCCGAGCGCGGGGACGGCCTGGAGGGCGGGGGTGTAGCGGGAGTTCAGCCGGATGGTGCGCAGCCGCCCGGCGAAGAGCCGGCGTCCTACCTCGCGCAGCTTGCCGGTCTCCTGGTCCTCCTGCCCGAACCCCTTGACGACGCGGACGCCGGAGACGGCCCCGTCGACGACTCCGGCCACGGCCGCGGCCTGCGACTGGGCGTACCAGGTGGCGGGGAAGAGCCGGGTGCGGGAGCGGCGGGCGATGTACCAGAGCGCGGGGGCGACGGCCACGGCGACGAGGGTCAGCAGCGGCGAGAGCGACGCCATGATCACCAGGGAGAGCAGGAAGAGCAGCACGTTCCCGATGGTCATCGGGAGCATGAACAGCAGCCCCTGGATCAGCTGGAGGTCGCTGGTGGCGCGCCCGACGACCTGTCCGGTGGAGAGCTCGTCCTGCCGCTTGCCGTCGAGGCGGGTGATCGTCCCGTAGATCTCGGTCCGCAGGTCGTGCTGGACGTCCAGGGCGAGCCGGCCGCCGTAGTAGCGGCGGATGTACGTGGAGACGTACACGAGCGCGGCGGCCCCGACCAGCAGTCCGGTCCAGACGGCCAGGGAACGGGTGTGGTTGCCGACCACGTCGTCGATGATCACCTTGGTGATCAGCGGGACCAGGGCCATCACCGCCATTCCGGCGAGCGACGAGCCGAGCGACAGGAGCACGTTGCGCCGGTACCGCCAGGCGTAACCGATCAGCCTGCGCGCCCAGCCACGGGGCTGCCGCCCGTCGTCTGTCTCCCCTGCGTCCGACACCCGATGCCTCCCGTTCGACCTGCGCTTCCGGAAGGCACCAACAGGGCGGGGGGCGGATTTCATCCCTCCGCAACAAATACCCGCCCTTGGGCCTAGGCCTGTCGTCTCAGTGTGCTTCCTCGGTGGCGCGGGAGTCGGTGAGGGAGAGTGCGCCTCCGGCCGCGATCAGGCCGACGACGACCGCGAGTATCGCGTAGGTGATCCGCTCGCCGTGGAAGAACGACGCCACCAGGGCGTCGCTCCAGGTGCCCGCGGGCAGCTGGGTGGTGACCAGTACGGCGATCAGGGTGCCGACCACGGCGGTGCCGATGCTGCTGCCGACCTCCTGGGCGGTGTCGTTGAGCGCCGTTCCGATCGAGGTGCGGTTGGACGGCATCGCGTCGACGAGTGCGATGGCGCAGATCGTCATGACGGTGCGCAGCCCGATGGTCATCACGACCATGCAGAGCGCTATGACGCCGTACCCGTGGTCGACGCCCCAGGACAGTCCGGCCAGGGAGCCGGCCAGGCAGGCGGCGCCGACCAGGCAGGCGACGCGGTGGCCGAACCGTGCCGCGAGCCATTCGGACAGGGGGGTCGCGAGGATCATGGTCACGATGAGCGGCAGGTTCGCCAGTCCGGCCCGTACGGGGCTCCATCCGTAGGCGTACTGGAAGTGGAGGATCAGGCCGAACATCACGGCGGCCATCGCGATGGCCGTGCCGATCTGTGCGATGGCGGCGCCCCGGACGGTGCCGTTGGAGAAGAGGCGCAGGTCCAGCATCGGCGCGGCGCTGCGGCGCTCGTGCCACACGAAGGCCAGACCCGCGACGAGGGCGCCGAGGAGCGAGGCGAGGGTGGCCGCGGAGAGCCAGCCGTGCTCGACGCCGCTGGTCAGCGAGTAGCAGGCGAGGCCGATGGTGGCGACGCTCAGGACGGCGCCCGGCAGGTCGAGCTTGTCGCGGGTCAGGTCCTGCGGCCGGTCGGCCGGGACGCCGAGGCGGACGCCGATGGCCGCGATCAGCGCGATCGGGGCGTTGACGAGCAGCAGCCACTGCCACCGCACGTGGGCCAGGGCGGTGCCTCCCAGCAGCGGGCCCAGGACGAAGCCGGACATGCCGACGATGATCATCAGCGTCATGGCGCGCATCCGCAGCGCCTTGTCGTCGAAGAGCCGGAAGACCAGCGAGTTGGTGATGGGGGCCATCGCCGCGGCGGCGATACCGAGGCCGGCCCGCAGGGTGATGAGCTGCCCCGCGGTGGAGACCGCGGCGACGCCCAGGCTGAGCAGGCCGAACACCGCGAGGCCGACCAGCAGCACGCGTCGGCGGCCGAGCCGGTCGGCCATGGAGCCCGCCGTCAGCAGCAGGCCGCCGAACGTCAGCGAGTAGGCGCCGGTGACCCACTGCAGCGCGGTCGTGCCGCTGCCGAGGTCCCGGCCGATCGTGGGCAGGGCGATCGAGAGCAGGGTGTTGTCGACCATCTCGACGAAGAAGGCCAGACAGAGCGCGGCCAGCGGGATCCATGCGGCGCGCAGGGACGGATAGGTGCGTTGCGCGGCGGGCGCGGTGGCGGTGGTGGTCATGACGGGCCTCCTTCCGGAACGTCTCCGGGTATCGAACGATGTTCTAGAATAGAACGTGGTTCGACCATAGAACGTAGTTCGATAAATGCGCAAGCTGTGATTGGATGGGAGACATGACAGGCCCGCGACCACGACCCGCCGATCGCCCTTCCCGAGGACGTCAGCGTGGATCGCACTCCATCGAGGCCGTTCTCTCGGCGGCCGTGGCCCTGCTCGACGAGGCCGGCGAGCCGGCACTGACCCTCCGCGCCCTCGCCGCCCGGCTCGGCACGGGCGTCGGCAGCATCTACTGGTACGTCTCCGGCAAGGACGAACTGCTCGACCGCGCCATCGACCATGTGCTCGGCGGGGTGCTGACCACCGTCGAGCGGCAGAGCAGCA includes these proteins:
- a CDS encoding ABC transporter ATP-binding protein codes for the protein MSDAGETDDGRQPRGWARRLIGYAWRYRRNVLLSLGSSLAGMAVMALVPLITKVIIDDVVGNHTRSLAVWTGLLVGAAALVYVSTYIRRYYGGRLALDVQHDLRTEIYGTITRLDGKRQDELSTGQVVGRATSDLQLIQGLLFMLPMTIGNVLLFLLSLVIMASLSPLLTLVAVAVAPALWYIARRSRTRLFPATWYAQSQAAAVAGVVDGAVSGVRVVKGFGQEDQETGKLREVGRRLFAGRLRTIRLNSRYTPALQAVPALGQVAMLALGGWLATRGEITLGTFVAFSTYLAQLVGPVRMLAMVLTVGQQARAGVERVLELIDTEPSMRDGTKQLPTDARASVEFDDVRFGYDDDRPVLDGFSLTIEPGETVAVVGASGSGKSTVSMLLPRFYDVTHGAVLVGGHDVRELTLDSLRAAIGLVPEDSFLFSDTIRANIAYGLPDATDEQIERAARAAQAHRFIAELPKGYGTEVGEQGLTLSGGQRQRVALARAILTDPRLLLLDDATSAVDARVEHEIHEALRGVMAGRTTLLIAHRRSTLNLADRIAVLENGRLADIGTHEELERRSPLYRRLLTDPDELGSTSPGHRPAAPAADPADDRALQDELDAEFDAERGITPQLWVRKEQAREADAAGTPATPELLAQVDALPPATDTPDVDEARAVHAEESYGLRRLLRGFGLPLLVSLALVAVDAGAGLLLPVLIRNGIDEGVTQLALGAVWAASALGLAVVLVQWAAQIGETRMTGRTGERVLYSLRLKIFAQLQRLGLDYYERELTGRIMTRMTTDVDALSTFLQTGLVTAFVSVVTFFGIMVALLVLDVELALVVFATLPVLIIGTVFFRRSSVKAYELARERISAVNADLQESVSGLRIVQAFRRERDGAARFAGRSDYYREARVRGQWLISVYFPFVQLLSSVAAAAVLIVGAGRVDNGTLTTGALVAYLLYIDLFFAPVQQLSQVFDGYQQATVSLGRIQELLQEPTSTADRDEPLDVLSLRGEIAFEDVSFAYTGEEAALTGVDLRIPAGQTVAFVGETGAGKSTLVKLVARFYDPTAGRVTADGTDLRHLGLTAYRHRLGVVPQEAYLFAGTVRDAIAYGRPEATDAQVEAASRAVGAHDMIATLDGGYLHEVAERGRNLSAGQRQLIALARAELVDPDILLLDEATASLDLASEALVNQATDRLAGRRTTLVVAHRLTTAARADRVVVMDHGRVVEDGTHDELLALDGKYAVLWRTFIGEDEPAGV
- a CDS encoding MFS transporter, which produces MTTTATAPAAQRTYPSLRAAWIPLAALCLAFFVEMVDNTLLSIALPTIGRDLGSGTTALQWVTGAYSLTFGGLLLTAGSMADRLGRRRVLLVGLAVFGLLSLGVAAVSTAGQLITLRAGLGIAAAAMAPITNSLVFRLFDDKALRMRAMTLMIIVGMSGFVLGPLLGGTALAHVRWQWLLLVNAPIALIAAIGVRLGVPADRPQDLTRDKLDLPGAVLSVATIGLACYSLTSGVEHGWLSAATLASLLGALVAGLAFVWHERRSAAPMLDLRLFSNGTVRGAAIAQIGTAIAMAAVMFGLILHFQYAYGWSPVRAGLANLPLIVTMILATPLSEWLAARFGHRVACLVGAACLAGSLAGLSWGVDHGYGVIALCMVVMTIGLRTVMTICAIALVDAMPSNRTSIGTALNDTAQEVGSSIGTAVVGTLIAVLVTTQLPAGTWSDALVASFFHGERITYAILAVVVGLIAAGGALSLTDSRATEEAH